One segment of Ipomoea triloba cultivar NCNSP0323 chromosome 12, ASM357664v1 DNA contains the following:
- the LOC115998488 gene encoding THO complex subunit 6, with the protein MVMDCMNWDEDSYKESIIRERETQCRTVFRTAFAPNPNGNSTPDILFAATSDGSIASYSISSLLGLNYDNVGARKLLAPLAEPNWWVKGHEGPAYDVSFYGNGEDSILLSCGDDGRIRGWKLEEISESNKCTQGGNSMPVLDLVNPQHRGPWGALSPIPENNAIAVNAQSGSIFAAAGDSCAYCWDVEKSEIKMVFKGHSDYLHCIVARNSHDQIITGSEDGTARIWDCKSGKCVQIIDQRKDKKLKGSFPYISCIALDASENWLACGSGRSLSLWNLPACDCISRIATCSATQDVLFDDHQILAVGSEPTLSRFNMSGEIISQIHCAPESAFSISLHPSGVTAVAGYGALVDVISQYGSHLCTFRCKGLSMDQ; encoded by the exons ATGGTGATGGACTGTATGAACTGGGACGAAGACTCATACAAAGAGTCCATTATACGGGAGAGAGAAACCCAATGCAGAACCGTATTCCGAACCGCTTTCGCCCCGAACCCGAATGGCAACTCCACGCCCGACATCCTCTTTGCCGCGACGAGCGACGGCTCCATCGCCTCATACTCCATCTCTTCCCTCCTG GGTTTAAATTATGACAATGTCGGAGCTCGGAA GTTGTTAGCGCCACTTGCAGAACCTAATTGGTGGGTTAAAGGGCATGAGGGGCCTGCCTATGATGTTAGTTTTTACGGCAATGGCGAAGATTCAATATTGTTAAG TTGTGGTGATGATGGTCGAATTCGGGGATGGAAATTGGAAGAAATTTCTGAATCAAACAAATGTACTCAAG GAGGCAATTCAATGCCTGTACTTGATTTGGTGAATCCTCAGCATAG AGGTCCATGGGGTGCACTTTCTCCAATCCCGGAGAACAATGCTATTGCTGTTAATGCTCAG AGTGGATCCATATTTGCTGCTGCTGGTGATTCATGTGCATATTGCTGGGATGTG GagaaaagtgaaattaaaatgGTCTTCAAGGGGCATTCAGACTATCTCCATTGTATTGTTGCACGCAATTCTCATGATCAG aTAATAACTGGTTCAGAAGATGGAACAGCACGAATATGGG ATTGCAAAAGTGGAAAGTGTGTACAAATAATTGATCAAAGGAAGGACAAGAAGTTGAAAGGATCTTTTCCATACATTAGTTGTATTGCTCTAGATGCAAGTGAGAACTGGCTG GCTTGTGGAAGTGGACGGTCTTTATCACTCTGGAACCTTCCTGCCTGTGATTGCATATCAAGGATCGCAACATGTTCTGCTACTCAAGACGTTTTATTTGATGACCATCAA ATTTTGGCGGTAGGATCAGAACCTACACTCAGCCGGTTCAATATGAGTGGGGAGATTATTTCGCAGATTCATTGCGCTCCTGAGTCCGCATTTTCTATTTCATTACATCCATCTGGG GTTACAGCTGTGGCTGGATATGGGGCATTAGTAGATGTCATTTCACAGTATGGAAGCCATTTATGCACATTCCGGTGCAAGGGCTTATCGATGGATCAATGA
- the LOC115998169 gene encoding diacylglycerol O-acyltransferase 1A-like codes for MAINETPLESSGVGQGSGGEVGDSGSESSNVRNCDLIQKLRRRRGLEAAADAVVVDGDAKSAAAEDKSEIRSVGGGMESVGESGNKFSDGNDQNGGNGGGSREADDGMSFKVSYRASSPAHRRIKESPLSSDAIFRQSHAGLFNLCIVVLVAVNSRLIIENLMKYGLLIRMGFWFSSKSLMDWPVLMCCLSLPIFPITAFLVEKLVQKKRIIDPVAVVLHMMITTAAIVYPVLVILWCDPAITSGVTLMLFACTMLLKLISYAHTNYDMRALSKSHHKGESNMDYTYEVSFKSLLYFMAAPTLCYQLSYPRNACIRKRWVASLLVKFIIFAGLMGFIIEQYINPIVRNSQHPLKGNLLYAIERVLKLSVPNLYVWLCMFYCFFHLWLNILAELLRFGDREFYKDWWNARTIDEYWRMWNMPVHKWMVRHVYFPCLRIGIPKGVAILIVFFISAAFHELCIAVPCHMFKCWAFIGIMFQVPLVILTNLLQNKFRSPMVGNMIFWSFFSIFGQPMCVLLYYHDMMNRKLNDQG; via the exons ATGGCGATCAATGAGACTCCGCTGGAGAGTTCCGGAGTAGGGCAGGGGAGTGGAGGTGAGGTTGGGGATAGTGGTAGTGAGAGTAGCAATGTGAGGAACTGTGATTTAATTCAGAAGCTGCGGAGGAGACGGGGGTTGGAGGCGGCGGCGGATGCGGTTGTGGTGGACGGCGACGCGAagtcggcggcggcggaggataAGAGTGAGATCAGAAGCGTCGGTGGAGGAATGGAGTCGGTGGGTGAATCGGGGAACAAATTCAGTGATGGGAATGATCAAAATGGTGGTAATGGCGGTGGGAGCAGAGAAGCGGATGATGGAATGTCGTTTAAGGTTTCGTATAGGGCGTCGTCACCTGCTCACCGCCGAATTAAGGAGAGTCCTCTAAGCTCCGACGCCATTTTCAGACAG AGCCATGCAGGTCTCTTCAATCTCTGTATAGTTGTGCTTGTTGCTGTAAACAGCAGGCTGATTATTGAAAATCTGATGAAG TATGGGCTGTTAATAAGGATGGGCTTTTGGTTTAGTTCGAAATCCTTAATGGATTGGCCAGTTCTAATGTGCTG CCTCAGTCTGCCAATTTTTCCAATCACTGCTTTTCTTGTTGAGAAGCTTGTCCAAAAGAAGCGTATAATTGACCCA GTTGCAGTCGTTTTACACATGATGATTACAACTGCTGCCATTGTCTATCCAGTTCTTGTCATTCTATG GTGTGATCCTGCAATTACATCGGGTGTCACGTTGATGCTTTTTGCTTGCACCATGTTGTTAAAACTGATTTCTTATGCTCATACAAACTATGATATGAGAGCACTGTCAAAGTCCCATCATAAG GGTGAATCGAACATGGATTATACTTATGAGGTTAGCTTCAAGAGCTTATTATACTTCATGGCTGCTCCAACGTTATGTTATCAG TTGAGCTATCCTCGTAATGCATGCATTCGTAAGCGTTGGGTGGCAAGTCTCCTAgtcaagtttataatatttgcaGGTTTGATGGGATTTATCATAGAACAG TATATCAACCCAATTGTGCGAAATTCACAACACCCTTTGAAAGGAAATCTTTTATATGCCATAGAGAGGGTCTTGAAGCTTTCGGTTCCTAACTTATATGTCTGGCTCTGCATGTTCTACTGCTTCTTTCATCTTTG GCTAAATATACTTGCAGAGCTACTGCGTTTTGGTGATCGTGAATTTTACAAAGATTGGTGGAATGCCAGAACGATTGATGAG TACTGGAGAATGTGGAATATG CCTGTTCATAAGTGGATGGTTCGACATGTATACTTTCCTTGCTTAAGAATTGGCATACCAAAG GGGGTGGCAATTTTGATTGTCTTTTTCATATCTGCTGCTTTCCATGAG CTCTGTATTGCGGTTCCATGTCATATGTTCAAATGTTGGGCATTCATTGGAATCATGTTTCAG GTTCCCTTAGTCATACTGACGAATTTGCTCCAAAACAAATTCAGAAGCCCTATG GTGGGGAATATGATATTCTGGAGCTTTTTTAGCATATTCGGTCAGCCCATGTGTGTGCTTCTGTATTACCATGACATGATGAACCGAAAGCTAAATGACCAGGGTTAA
- the LOC115998170 gene encoding casein kinase 1-like protein 2 yields the protein MEPRVGNKYRLGRKIGSGSFGEIYLGTNIQTNEELAIKLENVKTKHPQLLYESKLYRILQGGTGVPNVRWFGVEGDYNVLVMDLLGPSLEDLFNFCSRKLSLKTVLMLADQMINRVEFVHTKSFLHRDIKPDNFLMGLGRRANQVYIIDFGLAKKYRDTSTHQHIPYRENKNLTGTARYASMNTHLGIEQSRRDDLESLGYVLMYFLRGSLPWQGLKAGTKKQKYERISEKKVSTSIEVLCRGYPSEFASYFHYCRSLRFEDKPDYAYLKRIFRDLFIREGFQFDYVFDWTILKYQQSQIATPPSRPLGPGAGTSSGMPPVIPNVEHQSGEEETRQLADPSRRNSGALVNAGSLSKQKNPIGIDFANKDAVLSSSTFMGRSSGSMRRAAVSGSRETLTIGNDSDPTRSRTPDTNPGTILKLSSGQRSSPLGGSSDPKHTSARNISSGMKNYESTLRGIETLRFDDKEKATNH from the exons ATGGAGCCTCGTGTAGGTAACAAGTATCGACTCGGGCGCAAAATCGGCAGCGGATCGTTTGGAGAGATCTACCTCG GTACTAATATACAAACTAATGAGGAACTGGCAATTAAGCTT GAAAATGTCAAGACAAAACATCCTCAATTGTTGTATGAGTCAAAATTATACAGAATTCTACAAGGAGGAA CTGGAGTACCAAATGTGAGATGGTTTGGTGTGGAAGGAGACTACAATGTTCTGGTCATGGATTTACTTGGACCGAGTCTTGAAGATCTTTTTAACTTCTGCAGTAG GAAACTTTCTCTGAAGACAGTTCTAATGCTCGCAGATCAAATG ATAAATCGTGTTGAATTTGTACACACTAAATCCTTTTTGCATCGAGATATCAAACCAGACAATTTTCTTATGGGCTTGGGAAGACGTGCAAATCAG GTCTACATAATTGACTTTGGTCTGGCTAAGAAGTACCGAGATACTTCTACTCACCAACACATTCCTTACAG agaaaacaaaaatttgacAGGAACTGCTAGATATGCAAGCATGAACACTCACCTTGGTATTG AACAAAGCAGGAGGGATGATTTGGAATCTCTTGGATACGTTCTAATGTACTTCCTAAGAGGAAG TCTTCCTTGGCAGGGACTAAAAGCAGGAACTAAGAAACAGAAGTATGAGAGGATTAGTGAAAAGAAGGTTTCAACATCTATTGAG GTCTTATGCCGTGGCTATCCTTCAGAATTTGCTTCATATTTCCATTACTGTCGTTCACTTCGCTTTGAAGACAAACCCGATTACGCTTATCTGAAGAGAATTTTCCGCGATCTCTTTATCCGTGAAG GATTCCAATTTGACTATGTTTTTGATTGGACTATATTGAAGTATCAGCAATCACAGATTGCAACTCCTCCCTCTCGACCTCTT GGTCCTGGTGCTGGAACAAGCTCAGGGATGCCTCCTGTGATCCCCAATGTTGAACACCAGTCTG GTGAGGAAGAAACAAGACAATTAGCTGATCCCTCCCGAAGGAATTCTGGGGCACTTGTAAATGCAGGAAGTTTATCTAAGCAGAAGAATCCCATTGGAATTGACTTTGCAAACAAAGATGCTGTG CTATCGAGTTCCACATTCATGGGAAGATCAAGTGGATCAATGAGGCGAGCAGCAGTCTCTGGTAGCCGTGAAACGTTGACTATTGGAAATGATTCTGACCCTACACGGTCTCGAACCCCAGACACAAATCCAGGGACCATACTGAAATTGTCAAGTGGACAAAGAAGCTCTCCACTTGGTGGGTCCTCTGACCCCAAACATACTTCTGCCAGAAACATTTCATCAGGTATGAAGAACTACGAGTCCACTCTGAGGGGAATAGAAACCCTGCGCTTTGATGATAAAGAGAAGGCAACTAACCATTGA
- the LOC115998173 gene encoding telomere repeat-binding factor 4-like — translation MGNPKQKWTSEEEEALRAGVAKHGAGKWKNIQRDPEFNHLLYSRSNIDLKDKWRNLNVSANGQNPRDKSRTPKVKANPDSSVTPVPNAQTPVSSIPASDDVATDAIVEDNTKCLLDGKTASKYNAMIYEALSTLKDPDGSDTSTIVRFIEQRHEVPQNFRRLLSSRLRKLIQQEKLEKIQNCFRIKKELLGSPKQKESWSRHNQNQNQNQNQKTCYLGNTVEEAAVSAAYRIAEAENKSFVAAEAVKEAERVSRMAEDSNVLLQLAKEIFEKCENGEIVLMA, via the exons ATGGGAAACCCAAAACAGAAATGGACATCCGAGGAAGAAGAAGCTCTCCGAGCTGGCGTGGCCAAGCACGGTGCTGGAAAGTGGAAGAACATTCAGAGAGACCCCGAATTCAATCATCTCCTCTATTCTCGTTCCAACATTGATCTCAAG GATAAATGGAGGAATCTTAATGTTAGTGCCAATGGGCAAAATCCAAGGGATAAATCAAGAACACCAAAAGTGAAGGCCAATCCTGATTCTTCAGTCACTCCAGTTCCTAATGCGCAAACTCCTGTTTCTTCCATTCCAGCTTCAGATGATGTAGCCACAGATGCTATCGTTGAGGATAACACGAAATGTTTATTGGATGGAAAAACTGCTTCAAA GTACAATGCAATGATTTATGAAGCTCTTTCAACTTTGAAAGACCCAGATGGATCAGACACAAGTACAATTGTACGATTTATTGAG CAAAGGCATGAGGTTCCCCAAAATTTCAGAAGGTTACTGAGTTCTAGGCTGAGGAAGCTCATTCAGCAAGAAAAGCTTGAAAAG ATTCAGAACTGCTTTAGGATCAAGAAAGAATTGCTTGGATCCCCTAAGCAAAAGGAAAGTTGGTCAAGAcacaaccaaaaccaaaaccaaaaccaaaaccaaaaaacTTGCTATCTTGGCAACACAGTTGAAGAAGCAGCCGTGTCAGCTGCCTATAGGATTGCAGAAGCAGAAAACAAATCGTTCGTGGCAGCCGAAGCAGTCAAAGAGGCCGAGAGGGTCTCGCGAATGGCTGAAGACAGTAACGTGCTGCTTCAGTTGGCAAAGGAAATCtttgaaaaat GTGAAAATGGCGAAATTGTGCTAATGGCATAG